A region of the Mytilus edulis chromosome 11, xbMytEdul2.2, whole genome shotgun sequence genome:
CgaggacttccctttaatttcatttgatttgttttatcgtcccattcaagaatatatgaGGTTTAGGGTTGGgaatctggaccgtttacaatttttcaaactagagggggtggggtgacccctagggacttcccttttgtttcattttatttgttgtattatcccctacaagaatatatatggttaaggggtggggatctggaccgtttacaagataatagcacattttcaaattgaacggggtggggaggacccccggggacttccctttaatttcatttgatttgttttattgtcccattcaagaatatatgaggtttaggagtggggatctggaccgtttacaagataaaagcatattttcaaattgaagggggtggggatgaccccccagggactccccctatacttcatgtgattttttttatcgtcctttaatcatttctgaagactgcatgtatctatcacttatagttttcaagttatattcatttgaaaattttagaaaaaaaaatcccatagggttctatagtaaacccctctcttctttctgccccccaaaataccccttaatagaccccaatccACAAACGAAAGAtcgatggctcacctagacatattagtctaaaattctatgaaaccctaagttAATCTGACCGGgggttttggagaaacgctgcggacaagttcatttttaatgtggcggaagaaaaagaaaaagaaaaagaagaagaagaataataaaaataataagaactgagcaaaaacaataagtctccaaactttgtttgggagacttaaaaaTGACATGTAACAACAGATAATTTGAATCAAGTTGTATGTGAATAATCCACCAAGgtccaaatgaagtggatgtaagtacGTATAGgcaacccataccatatagtcagctataaaaggcgaGAAAACTACCTACACcatatacaacaaaattatttacaaaaaaaaaaaccaatgacaaTCACAGAACTACAGGCTTCTGACCTGTTAGAAGACGCAATTCCTCCTTTAACTGCTGACAGTAGTATAAATGCACAACAGAAGAACAAACtacacaaaacaataaaataaactaaaaagagaaacagcaaaaaaagataattttatcTTCTACAAAAAGATCCGTAGTAGTTGtaaaatttaaactgtttttcTTATACATTAACATTTGCTTTCGGAtttgaaatacacaaaaaaaaacttttattttattttgcggTCACTTTTATGACTTCTTTTTAAAGTCACTTTAACCTTTGAGGCTTGCTCTTTTCAACTGCCTTGAGCATCACTGAGAAGATGTTAATTGTCAAAATGCACATCCTGTGTAATTTAACTGATTACTTTCTCAGATGACCGTATTTGATATCCAATTGATCCACACTCAGAGAGAGTAACACAATTTTGTATACAATCTTCTTGAAAAGAAAAGAGAAATTCAGATGTTTCCTTTCAACcccaataaatgaaaaaataccaGTTCTTTATCCCTtgcatattttgataaaaattctcTATTCTTACTTAGATTATGATTTCCATTTGATCCCGGGGATCCTGAGAGACCAGTAGGTCCACGTGGTCCCGTTGGTCCTGTGATACCACGCGGTCCATATGGTCCCGTTTTCCCCATTGGTCCAGAAGCTCCCGTATCTCCAACCGGTCCAAATGGTCCAGTAGGACCTGATGGTCCGAGTGGCCCGGTTGGTCCAGAATCTCCAGTTGATCCAGTCTCACCTTGCATTCCCTGTATTCCTTTATATCCTGTAGGTCCACTAGGACCAGAAGGCCCAATCGGTCCTGTTTTCCCAGTCATTCCTTTTAGACCATAATCTCCAGTTTGTCCTTGAGGTCCTGTAGGTCCAGTCGGTCCTGTTGTTCCATTCATTCCTTTTGGCCCAGTTGGTCCATATGGTCCAGCAGGTCCAGATGGTCCCGCTGGTCCAGTTGGTCCAGAAAGTCCCATTTTGCCTCTAGAACCGGGAGTTCCAGTTTGTCCAGTGTATCCCCTTTTGCCTTTTAGATATGTATGAAATGAGTTCAATTGACTACatagaaataaaatgaaagacTGTTTGATTGGTTTACTTGTCATAATATTTTTTGTCttaatttagaaatatttgaatattttcaagCACCTTTAAAAAACTGAAGACAACAAAAATGTGTGTATCGAAAGTGTGTGTAATTTTGCTAAATGAATaactcaatacccatgctttgtTTTTAAAAGAAGCGATTTGTTTTTTAATGAATTGGACATGGCGGATTTATAAAACAACAGTATAATTCCTTAAAATTAATTCTaatcataaacatattaaaataaacatgtaaaggaTGAAAAATATTTCCGCTCTTTTCTTACTTATTCCCAGTACAGATACATACTTATTTCTAGTACTTCTTACCTTTGGGACCAGGCATACCACGCCCTAGGGGTCCTGGCGGCCCTGGCGGTCCTGGCGGTCCTGGCGGTCCAGGGAGTTCTATTTCTAAAAATGATTAATTGAAATTGTTTGatgaaatattattatttactttCTCGAATTATTGGCATGCATAATGTTtccaaatttgtatttttctatcttcttttttttatgtagtaTGTGTAGTAAGAGTTAGCAGATTCTACTCTGTCGAGAGTAATAATGCTCATttctttaattctttaatttaatttaatttctttaatatacatatatgaagtcaaaatatatcaaagggaaATCAAATGTCACAAGTCAAAAGAGAGCCACAAAGTCATTACAAAAAGCGAAAACAACGAGAAGAGAAACAAAAATCTacttaatacaaattaaaaataaagactgagaaaGACTGAAAATGActgaaaaaaaactttcaaagaCTGCGAAAGTCTTAAAAACTCTATTTAGGTATTGATGATTTGATATGAAAGTTAAATATTTTAAAGGTTAGAACTTACCGTAAATCGTTTCCGTATATCTAGCATCAGGTTGCAAAACTACAAACGCTGCTAGGCAATACCATAGACCTGTATATATTGACATATTGGAGTGGGATTGCAACTTATACAGAAGTTGGTTCGTTTAAATACTCATTTTAATCAAtaaatttccctttttttttcttttttttcaaagtcatgCATCAAAAAGAAATGTAGGCGGTTTATTTGATATAACGAATGATAAATAAATGCTTTATTGATTATATTTCAGATAACTTTGCAGCATTTTAACATGTAACATGtatagaaattaaaaatgtaaccatgtaaacaaaaattcaaacggaaaacaCTGAAAAAGTCATGCATCAAAAAGAAATGAAGGCGgtttatttgatatataaatgataaataaatgctTTATTGTTTATACTTTCGATTACTTTAGAGCATTTAAATATGTTACTTGTGTGtatggaaataaaaaatataaccatttaaacaaaaattcaaacggaaaacattgaaaaagacTTGCATCAAAAAGAGAAGTAGgcagtttattttatataaatgataaataaatgctttaatgtttatatttcagaTTACTTTACAGCATTTTAACATGGTATATgtatagaaattaaaaatttaaccatgtaaacaaaaattcaaacggaaaaaaaCACTGTAAAGACATGCATCAAAAAGAAACAGTAggcaatttattttatataaatgataaataaatgctttattgtttgtattttagaTAACTTTACAGCATTTAATCATGGTACatgtaaagaaattaaaaatgtaaccatttaaacaaaaattcaaacggaaaacatttataaatgataaataaatgctTTATTGTTTATACTTTAGATTTCTTTGGActatttaatcatgttaaatgTATAGAAGTTAAAAATATAATCATTTAACAATATTTCAAACGGAAAACACTAAAAAAAGACTTGCATCAAAAGGAAAGGTAGGCAGTTTatgttatataaatgataaataaatgctttaatgtttatatttcagaTTACTTTACAGCATTTTAACATGTTACGTGTATAGAAATTAGAAATGTAACCATTTAAAcaaaattcaaacggaaaacaCCGAAAAAGACATGCATCAAAAAGAAAAGTAGgcagtttattttatataaatgatacgtAAAGGCTTGATTGTTTATACTTTTGATTCCTTAAGAGCATTTCAACATGTTACATGTatggaaattaaaaattaaaccatgtaaacaaaaattcaaacaaaaaaaaaaacactggaaAGACTTGCTTCAAAAAGAAAAAGTaagcaatttattttatattaatgatTAATAAATGCTTTATTAATTATACTTTAGATTACTGTTATTTTGGATTTTAATATTCTGAGTTGCGACATGTATTTATTTGTTCCAAttgcatgaatgtgacctaccgaattagattatttacatGGTttataataacataagcaacacgatcgacagttgccacatgtggaacatgatctgcttacccttccggagcacctgtctgtttgtctttttttctttttttagccttgtcgttgtcagtttattttcaatctatgagtgcAAAGCGTTGCATGTTCATGATTGAGTGTTTGTATGCGTAATCTGTAATCAAATTACAAATTCCATAGCAGGTTCCGAGTTGCTTTATTTCTAAAAGAAGGGTTTAGCTATCTTTTCTATTGTGCATTTCGTGTGAGGATCAAAACATTCGTAAACATTTGaatcttctataaaaaaaaaagttccccACACAATAGCTTCATAAATGTGATATTCTTAAGAATTATGTAAGTGCAAAATAAAGGTGAATAGTTGAGCTCCAAATTGATTTAATTAAATCTGTAtcgtataaaaataaggataGATTTACAGGCATACAGACAGAGCCGGTGTGGTCACTAAGTAAACAATAGAGTAGCACAAGCAGAGGattcaaattaatttaattaattctGTATCGTATAAAGATAATGATAGATTTACAGGTATACAGACAGAGTCGGTGTGGTCACTAAGTAAAAGATAGAGTAGCACAAGCAGATGAAAAACATACTGAAACATATATGTTTTGCATGTACATATTTGCAAAGACAGCAAATTGTACCCTACAGCAACGATCATAAGATGGCATAATATCACACAACACAGCAGAAAATGAGCGACCATTTAACATCAGGGGGATGGGTTTTTCTTAAAACGCAGAAGaccaaaaaatattctgaatctagATTTTCCACATTCTGtaattacatgtttaaaaaaaatatgtaagttatGAAAATGTGTTTCAATGAATAAACAAAGAGAAACATGTTTCTGAAAATTTTaacataatattattttcaacagtATAAACATGATTAATGTTTGGCAAGAGACTTTTAATAAGATGAAATATTTGAACGTATCAGTTGGAATTAATCTGCACGGATTAGATGCAATAACACTGATAGATGtcaatatgtatgtatatatgatgTTGCCCAGCAACTATTGTGACTTTTGGCTGAGTATGGATTCGTATGAATAGTAGAAGCTTACTACTTCGACTCAGACTGTCTAGCTCTTTTTTGGTCCTTCAGCTTAATGAGATTTACACATCAGTAAATTATTCTGGCTTTAACTCATTAATTCATATTAGAATAGCatagttgttttaaaaatgaaaaatggaaaataagATGAGATACGAGTCAGAACAGCAagcatatagatttttttttatttcaagtataAAAGATTGAATAACGCCTCAAATCCTAATGCATTAAATTGCAATCGGAAAAAATGCAGACAAATACACATTAAAAGCTTGCTACATGACAAGTGCCACATGAAAGATAGGATTTGCCTACCATTCTGGAACATCTGATATCGTTCctagttgtttgtctttttgtgttgctcagtcttttttttatgttgtgctttgtatactgttgtttgtctttttgttttttaatgatggttttgtcagtttttcgactgatgagtttgaattccctttggtatcttttgcctatCTTTTACTATGAACCTAGTTTATTTTGCGGAACCTTTAACTAGATCCAATAACAGCGTAAAGTCCCaagtaaataaatcaaataataccGACTTGAGAGTTCATAACAAGCTTTTTTTAATGCCATGTAATAAACAAGGGGATATATCAGGTGCTATTGAAGGGTATGCATATACTGCTACTGGTTTACTCGGGTTATATGTTAATATTCTATGTCCTTTAGATTTGGTGTCATATTGAATCTTGGATTGTCTCTGTATGACAGCAGTTTTCtatagtttgatgtgtttgagctttctattttgccatttgataagcgACAACCCGATTTCAATTTTCCTTGATGTTCAGTATTgttgttatttactttttttaattttgttttaaatttaaattttaaattttattttaaatttattcataaCTTGTAGTGGTTCAGAGCAATTTAATGTTCATCATTTCctatagatatttgttttttgttgaagACAGCATTTTGAGCTCTAGATGATATTTCTTTTTTAGTTGTTGGTTTTCTTTTTTGGTTGAAGTGTAGCCCACATTTCTACTTTTATATAAACTATTATCAATGTTTAAAGTAACAATAAAAAACATGATGCagttttttaacttttattttcttaGGGATTCAACTAAATtatattatagataaaaaatctaaaacattccTTAACTAagataaaatcaattaaatatgtTCAAATATGACATAATAtagaatgaaaaatgaaaaaataataaatacacctTATACATGAATAATAACTTTCTCTTAACTCTTTTGAGACTTAATATTAAGTTGTTGTCATCTGAATGTAGATATCTCTTATTTGTCATAGTAatgaaatttcataaaaacttATATCACTTCAATTATTCTTACATTCAAAATATATGGAGTCATGAAAACTGACAATACTTTTAATTTTCCttactttttaaaataatcaggtttttttttctctctcaatattAAGATCTAAATGAAAATCAATTTGACAGCAAATTTTTTTATCACATACACTCTGTATTTTCAACATGTTTTCTGTTGtttattaataatatatttgGCTATTTCAAACTCCATAGATCATAGACAATCAATTTTGTAAAGGTAAGATTGTCAAAGAACTATACGATTAAAAATACCTATTACAACTTCTTTCAATTTtacttaaaaacaattaaaaaaaattatgttgccATATCTAACAGTACAATAAACGTATTTGACAACATCTATCAGCTTTACATGTTGTAAAAAAGAGATTCACATCATATACATATCATagtcaatatattcaaaataagCCAAGCATATTTGTCTTCCCATTCCAAGAATAGGAAAATAATGTAGGTTATAGTTATCTGAATCtactatttatataaaaaagcaaGCAATGCACAATTTGGGATTTATactaacaaatattaattttcaatacACCATTAGTAGGCATTCACAACATTTGTCTCTGTCCATTCAGTTTTGTCAAATACTTTTAAACATGATGGAGAAATTTAACGTTTCTTTCCATTAAACGGCAAACAAATATGTTATGtttgtaacttataaaatatgaagaCTAGACTAGAAAATAAAACCTGACAATACACTATTACTAAATGCCTTTTCAAAATAGATTCATAAGAAGATTAGGGAACACTATTCTTATCATAGTTCTTCAGCAAGATATCCAGACAATGGTAATTCCAGGTTTTTGAACACCCTTttctattaattatttttaaaatactttaaaaagcaAAAAGGTCAAGACTGAATGCTCCATTTCTAGGTGTAAATCTCTCCTTAAAATAATCTTGATCTACACCAATTAAAGTGCCTTCCACCATTTTTTCCCCAAAACAAGCACTTGTGAAACATCccattaaataattgttatacaaCCTTGATGATATCACACTGTTATCTAGCtcattaattaacaaaaaataacaatgcactataaattcagaaattattgtgtgcattaaTTATTTAATAggaattaaaataattatacaatattGGTCAATAAATGGTCGTTAAAAACAGTATTAAATATTGACCCATcaattaattttttgaaaaaaattagatTCTAAAATCGTGAATTGAAATACAACACAGAGTACAAACTGTGAGAGACAATTTTCCAATTCTGCTTAatagaaataattgtaaattGAGGATACACTAATATACATACTGCTACaaatacttaaggtggtacctaacactacagaaagataactctgtaaagtcagctaaacgttttaattacattgtgttgtaaagggaataataagcttcacaaagatcaaaattggtgtttgtcaaactgctatataaccagctTAAtctttctgacaaaacagttggtacaaaatttttgaaatttttatatttttgttaaggccacaccaatttaatttcttgttctacggatttttggactacaaaatttggggcgagcgagcgatttgaaaattttaataaaaaaatatttattttgcaaatttttgaggcgaagcttgaaaagtaaaggcgagcgattataattttttttttgtaaacataaaataataggttttgagtcttatgtagacgaaacgcgcgtctggcgtattaaattataatcctggtacctttgataactattgacaatattaaaacttgatttatcacttgtactttgacatttctttaatttctgaagtattttttccctgctcaccaagaaataattaaatctggtttatgtatgtgtgactgacaatgagacaattctccatccaaatcataatcagtttgggggtaaccccttaatgttataaatatctcctttacatgttttatgagggatcaatataagttattatatatttgtttgtacaaaagggttcatattttctcatagaactatatatctatctggtattaaatggtcaaaacatgtccaagaatttagtaatattcctggactttaaccatgttaacacatttactttaacagtttaatattattcaaaataagtggacccctcttttagaaaaatttgtttaaaatatgatgttactctcctctttttgagtacaaaattctaagtgttcaaaggttttgtatagaagaactatgcaaatccttggtatttctattttcttttctacatcagtaaaatgaccccttgtctgagggagggttgttctcaacctgataataacaaacacaggtcaaagtacggccttttacacagggctttgatacagaccaaacagcaagctataaaggaccccaaaattattagcgtacacaattcgaacagg
Encoded here:
- the LOC139494721 gene encoding collagen alpha-1(I) chain-like — protein: MSIYTGLWYCLAAFVVLQPDARYTETIYEIELPGPPGPPGPPGPPGPLGRGMPGPKGKRGYTGQTGTPGSRGKMGLSGPTGPAGPSGPAGPYGPTGPKGMNGTTGPTGPTGPQGQTGDYGLKGMTGKTGPIGPSGPSGPTGYKGIQGMQGETGSTGDSGPTGPLGPSGPTGPFGPVGDTGASGPMGKTGPYGPRGITGPTGPRGPTGLSGSPGSNGNHNLISECSANGFQFDEGTSTCIKLVSTNGTTWEDARNYCQQHEGGDLVSIVSKEKWDFIFGNFSDSGALWIGLKDKTWVTGESFGNIYEVNIQLNDFDSGYPSEPNNSCGILRPSSTTPLQDENCNIRERPNFLCEIVMTP